In Achromobacter pestifer, the DNA window CAGCACGCGCTCCAGTCCCACGCGGTCGGCGTAGTGCATGGGACCGCCGTGATGGCGCGGAAAGCCATAGCCGGATAGGAACACCACGTCGATGTCGGAGGGGCGCTGGGCGATGCCCTGGTGCAGCACGTTGGCGGCTTCGTTGATCATGGCGGCCAGGTAACGGCGCAGGATGTCCTCTTGCGTGTAGGCGCGCGGCGTGACGCCGGCGCGCGTGCGTTCGGCGTCGATGATGGCGAGGACTTCGGGGTCTTGTTCGCCTTGGCGCGCCCCGTCGGGGTAGAGGTAGAAGCCGCGGCCCGTCTTCTGGCCGAACCAGCCGCGTTCGCACAGCCGGTCGGGAATCTGCACATAGCGCAGCGCGGGGTCGCGGGTGGGCGCGCGGCGCTTGCGCGTGGCCCAGCCGATATCGCCGCCGGCCAGATCGGCCATCTGGTAGGGCCCCATGGGGCAGCCGAAGGCGCGCACGGCGGCGTCGATCTCATAGGGCGAGGCGCCGTCTTCCATCATCATGTCCGCGGCCTGGCGATGCACGGCCAGGATGCGGTTGCCGATGAAGCCGTCGCACACGCCCGCGCGCACCGGGATCTTGCGCAGGCGCCGGGCCAGCTCGAAGCCGGTGGCCACGGTGTCAGGAGCGGTATGCTCGCCCACCACCACTTCCAGCAGCTTCATGATGTTGGCGGGCGAAAAGAAGTGCAGGCCCAGCACGTCGGCGGGGCCGCGCGTGGCGGCGGCGATGAGGTTGACGTCCAGGTACGAGGTATTGGTGGCCAGCACCGCGCCGGGCTTGGCGACGCGGTCCAGCTGCGCGAACACGGCCTGCTTCACCGCCATGTCCTCGAACACGGCTTCGATGATGAGGTCGGCGTCGGCGAGCGCTTCGTATTGCGTCGAACCGGTGTAGCGCGCCATGCGGGCATCGCGCTCGTCGGCGCTGATCCTGCCTTTCTTGACCAGCAGCTCGTAGACCTGCACGACGCGGCCGCGGCCGCGCTCCAGCGCGGTTTCATCCTGTTCGACCATGGTCACGGGAAAGCCGGCGTCCAGCGCCGCCACGGCGATGCCGGCGCCCATGGTGCCGCCGCCGACGATGCCGATGCGTTCCAGGCGCCGCGGCCGGGCGGGCTGCTGGCCCGGCATCTTGGCGGTGTCGCGTTCGGCGAAGAAGGCATGCACCAGGCCCGCCCGTTGCGGACTCTCCAGGCATTGCAGGAACAGCGCCCGTTCGGTGCGCAGGCCGTCGTCGAACGGCTGCTCGATGGCGGCGCGCACGGCCTCCACGATCTTGCCGGGCGAGTACAGTCCGCGGGTGGTCCGGGCTACGCGTTCGGCCGCCGCGTCGACCTGGGCCAGCGCTGCGGCCCGGTCGGCGAGCGCGCCGGCATCGCGGGTGCGGCGCGGACCCGCGCCCACGGCCAGCAGTTGCCGGGTGTAGGCGAGGCCCGCGTCCAGCGGGTCGGATTCGCTGGACAGCGCGTCCACCAATCCAGCTTCCAGGGCTGCCCCGGCGGAGAGGTGCTTGCCGGTCAGCATCAGGTCCAGCGCCGCCTGCGCACCCATGAGGCGCGGCGCGCGCTGGGTGCCGCCGGCGCCGGGCAAGAGGCCCAGGTTCACTTCGGGCAGGCCCAGCTTGGCGCCCGCAAGCGCGACGCGGTAGTGCGCGGCCAGCGCCACTTCCAGTCCGCCGCCCAGCGCCGCGCCGTGCAGCGCGGCTACCACCAGCTTGGCGCTGGCTTCGATCTGGTTGCAGACCTCGGGCAGGATGGGCGGCTGCGGCGGCTTGCCGAATTCGCGGATGTCGGCGCCTGCGATGAAGTTCTTGCCGGCGCCCATCAACAGGATGGCGCGGACCTGCGGATCGGCCTGGGCGTCGCGCACGGCCGCGGCCAGATCGCCGCGCACGGCGGCGCTCAGGGCATTGACGGGGGGATGGTCGATGGTGACGACGAGGATGTCGTCATAGCGGCGCGCGCTGGCCGCGCCGGTGCTTGCGCTGTCTGTCATGGACAGTGTCTCCGATGAGGCCTGCCTCCGGGGGGGCGCCGCTGGGGGCGGACCCTGGGGGCTGGGCCTGGCGGACCAGGAACGGCCCGTCTTTTATGGCCTCATTCTTTCGCAGTAAAGAAGTCTTGACAATGCCATCGATAATTGACATTGAGGTCAAAAAAATTTGACAATCCATAGGTGCGTAGCTGCGGCGTGGAGGCCCGAGATGGACACCAAATCCCTGACATTGCTGGTGGAAATACTGGACGCAGGCAATCTCAGCGAGGCTGCGCGCCGCCTGAAGATGACGCGCGCCAATGTCAGCTACCACCTGAATCAGCTGGAACGCTCGGTGGGCATGCAGCTGGTGCGGCGCACCACGAGGCATGTGGAACCGACAGAAATCGGACTGAAGCTGTATCACCACGGCCGCAGCATCCAGGACGAACTCGCGGCGGCGCGTGAATCGGTCGAGACCCTGGGCAAGACGCCGCAGGGCAAGGTCAGGCTGAGCGTGCCCAGCGGTTACGGGCAGTTCGTGATGACGCCCTGGCTGCTGGAATTCAAGCGGACCTACCCGGACATCGTGCTGGACGTGCTGTTCGAGAACAGCGTGGACGACCTGCTGCGCGACGAGGTCGACATCGCGGTGCGCATTATGTCCGAGCCGCCACAGAACCTGGTGGCGCGCGAGCTGGGCCAGGTCCGTTATGTGGCGTGTGCGTCGCAGGAATATGCCGCCACCCGCGGCTTGCCGCAGCATCCGGAAGAACTGTCACGCACGCCGGTCATCAGCGCCGCGGTGATCGGCCGCCCCTTGCGGCTGTCGGCCTATTACGGCGGCCGGCCGCGGCAGCACGTGGTGCTGGAGCCCACGGTGATCTCGCGCAACTACGCCTTCCTGCGCGATGCGACGCGGGCGGGGCTGGGCCTGGGCGTGGTGCCGGACTACGTGGTTCACGATGACATCGCGCGCGGCGATCTGGTGGCCGCGCTGCCGCAATGGCGGCTGAGCATCTTCGGGCGCGGCATGTACATGCTGTACATGCCCAACCGCCACCATCCGCGGGCGATCTCGATGATCATCGAGTTCATCCTGGAGCGCGCCCAGGCCGCGCATGAAGGCAGGCCGGGATTGCTGGAGGCGGCAGGCTAGCAGGGCCAGCCCGCTGGGGCGCGTGCAGGCCCTGGACGCGCGGCGTTCCTGACTGGGCGTTCAGCTTGGCGGGCATAAAATCCGTGTTCCTCACGGCAAACGGCCGCAGGGCCGCGCCCATTTTTTTCCAGGCCCGTCCATGTCCTCTTCCGACGTCCAATTGCTTCTTACCGCGCTGGCAAGCGTGCTGGTGCTGGTTGCGCTGATCGTTTCGCGCATCCGCATGCATCCGCTGCTGGCGCTGTTGATCGTCTCCATCGGCGTGGGTTTCGCCACCGGCATGGAGCCCGTGGCCATCGTCAAGAACCTGAGCAACGGCGCCGGCAAGACGCTGGGCGCGGTGGGCGTGGTGATCGCGCTGGGGGCGATGCTGGGCAAGATCCTGGCGGACTCGGGCACGACCGAACGCCTGGCCAACGCCATCCTCAGCCATACCTCGGCCCGCATGATTCCCTGGGCCATGACCCTGGTGGCCTTCGTCATCGGCATTCCGATGTTCTTCGAGGTCGGCCTGGTGGTGATGCTGCCGCTGATCTTCAGCGTGGCGCGCAAGCTGGAAAGCCAGGAACGTTTCAAGGGCTCGGCCTATGTGTACGTGGGCGTGCCGGTGATATCGGCCCTGGCGGCGATGCATGGCATGGTGCCGCCGCATCCGGGGCCGCTGACGGCGATCGCCACGCTCAAGACCACGGTGGGGCCGACCATGATCTACGGTTTCATCGCGGCGCTGCCGGCCATGGTGTTCGGCGGCCCCTTGTATGGCGCCTTCATCTCGCCGCGCATGACGACGCGCCCGGACGAGGCGCTGCTGGAACAATTCACCACGACCCGCCAGGAGGCCGCGGGCCGCAACGCGCCCAGCGTGGGCCTGGGGGTGCTGGCGGCCTTGCTGCCTGCCTTGCTGATGCTGGTGCATGCGGGCGCGGAGATGCTGCTGCCCAAGGATTCCCGCGCCATGCACGTGGCGGCATTCCTGGGCGACCCGATGGTCGCGATGCTGTTGGGCGTGCTGTTCGCCGCCTTCACCCTGGTGCTGATGCGCGGCGGGGATGCGGAAAAGCTGCGCGACGCCATGGGCAAGAGCCTCAAGCCCATCGCCGGCATCATGCTCATCATCGCGGGCGGCGGCGCGTTCCAGCAGGTGCTGACCAGCGCCCACGTGGGCGATGCCATCGTGCAGCTGACGCATCAGTTTTCCTTGCCGCCGCTGGTGCTGGGCTGGCTGATCGCCATGCTGCTGTCGGTGTCCACTGGTTCGGCCACGGTCGGCATCGTGGGCGCGGCGGGCCTGCTGGCGCCGTTGGCGGGCGCCGACCCCAGCCTGAACCTGCCGCTGCTGGCGCTGGCCATCGGTTGCGGGTCGCTATTCTTCAACTATGCCAATCACGCGGGCTTCTGGATGGTGAAGGAGTCCTTCGGCATGACCATGGGCGAAGCGACCAAGACGATTTCGGTGGTGCAGTCCATCGTGTCGGTGGTGGGGCTGGTCATGGTGTTGCTGTTCAACATGCTGCCGCCGCTGGGCTGACGCCACTGCGGGCCGCTATTGTTATGCTGGGTCTGTCGTTTGCGGAGACCCCATGACAGATATGCCCCGTTCCGCCGCCACGCATTCGGCGCTGGCTTCCGAAGCGCGCCGCGCGCAGTTGCGGCGCATGAAGATCGCCGCGCTGGCGCTGCTGGTGGCGATGGTCTGCGGTTTCATCACCAGCCATGTCATGGGCGGGCAGGGCGCCTGGGCCTGGGTGCGGGCGTTCTGCGAGGCGGCCACGGTGGGCGCGCTGGCCGACTGGTTCGCGGTGGTGGCGTTGTTCCGCCGGCCGATGGGCCTGCCGATTCCACACACGGCCATCATTCCCAGCAACAAGGATCGCATCGGGGACAACCTGGCGGTGTTCGTGCGCGACCATTTCCTGGATCCGGACACGCTGATGGAGAAGCTACGGGTGTTCGATCCGGCCGCGCGCTTGAGCCGCTGGCTGGCGCGTCCGCGGCAGGCGCGGGCCTTGAGCGAGGGCGCGCGCAACGTGGCCTTGCAGACGCTGGACCTGCTGGACGACCGGGCGGTGCGCGGGGTGATCCAGGAGTTCGTGGTGAAGAATCTGCGGCGCTGGGACGCGTCGGATACGGCGGGCGAGGTATTGGGTCTGTTGACGCGCGACGGGCGGCATCAGGAGCTGCTGGACGCGGCGCTGGAGCGGCTGGGCGGCTATCTGGGCGACGAGGACGTGAAGGCGCGGGCGTCCAGCCTGCTGGTGAAGTTCGCGAAGAAGGAATGGCCGCGCATCATCGCGGCGGTGGACGTGGTCAAGTCGGTGGACGGGATCGCGGACAATCTGGCGGACCGGCTGGCGCGGGCGCTGGTGGAGGAATTGCGGGACGTGCTGTCCGAGCCGGGGCATCCGGTGCGGCGGGACTATGAGGCCTGGGTGCAGGATTACATCCAGCGGCTGAAGGATGATCCGGCCTTGTCGGCGCAGGTGGAGGCGTTGAAGCAGCGGGCGATCGATCATCCCAAGGTGCAGGAGTATGTGCAGGGGCTGTGGGACGATATCCATGCGGCGTTGCGGCGCGATCTGTCATCCGAGGATTCGGCGCTGGCGCGGCATCTGGAGAGCGCTTTGCTGGCCTTGGGGCGCAAGCTGGGGGAGGATCCGGGGTTGCGGGAGGCGATCAACAATCACGTGCTGGGCGGGGCGCGGAGGTTGACGGGGCGCTTGCGTAGCGGGGTCACGGAGCATATTTCGCGCACGGTGAAGAATTGGGATGAGCGGCATCTGGTGGATGAGCTTGAACTGAGCGTGGGGCGGGATTTGCAGTACATACGGTTCAACGGGACCTTGGTGGGCGGGTTGATAGGCGTGGTGCTGCATGCGGTGGTGTTGCTGGTTCGAGGGTGATGCGGTTGCCGTGTGGGATGGCTGCTGCTGCTTCGAGTGCTACGTAGGCCGTCCGTCGGCGCGGGCGCCGGGGTGGCGAGCGCCCACGATTGCGGTCCGGAGCGTTCGCTCCGGACTGCCCCGTCGTCATCTTCGTCCAGGCCTTCGGCCTTTCCTTCAGATTCCCTCGGGCGCATCGAGGTTGCTCGCCACCCAGGCGCCCGCGCCGACGGACTACGTGTGTCTTGGTATTTGGCGTTGCTGCAGCCGTGGTTGGTTGCGAGATTTGCGGGGCCCGTCAATGACGGCCGCGCGGGCGGCCGTCACTGGCTTATGCGTTTGTGTGCGTCGGGGGAGTGTGCCTTCGGCATTGCCTGGCCTGCTGTTTGTATCAGGAACGAAGATTGCTGGCAGATGCGCTGACCCAAATGCTATTGTTTTTTCCGGCATGGCCGGCACGGGCCGCCCATGCACCACCGGGCGTCCGCGGGCTGCGGGCGCGTATCTTGGAGGCACTCCATGAAGAAAATCTCGATGCTGGTCACGGCGCTTGTATTGGCAGGCGCGTCTGGCGCGGCGCTGGCGGAAGACGTGTCGATGTCGTTCCTGAGCGTGGACGGCGTGGGCAAGAGCGCTGGCACGATCACGCTCAAGGACACCAAAGGCGGGTTGCAGCTCACGCCGCATTTGAAGGGCTTGCCGCCTGGCGAGCACGGCTTCCATGTGCATGAGAAGGGTTCGTGCGAGCCCGGCATGTTGAACAACCAGATGGCGCCTGGCGGCGCGGCGGGCGGGCATTTTGATCCCAAGGGCACCAAGGCGCACAAGGGGCCGATGGCGACCGATGGGCATCAGGGCGATCTGCCTTTCATCGTGGTTGCCGCGGACGGCACGGCCACGAAGGCGGTGGTGGCGCCGCATCTGAAGCTGGCCGATGTGAAGGGCCGCGCGGTGATGGTACACGTGGGCGGCGACAACTACAGCGATACGCCGGCGCCGCTGGGCGGCGGGGGCGGCCGGCTGGTTTGCGGGGTGGTGAAGTAGCCGCTTTGGCGTGTCAGGCCGTGTCGTTGCGGCCGTGCAGCCGGTATCCCGCGCGTTCGGCTAGCCGGTCGTAGTAGGCGGCGACGGCCGGCAATGGCGGCTTGTCGAAGGGCGTGCCGAACCAGCGGTTGACGGACAGGCCGACCGGTATGTCGGCCAGCGAGAATGCGGGGCCGGCGACGTAGCCGCCAGCCTGTTCCAGGCGCTGGTCCAGTATTGCCATGAAGCGCGCCCATTCGCGGCAGGACGCCTCGATCGCGGCGCGGTCGCGGTGGGCGGCAGAGTCGCGCGCCAGGGCCATGAAGGCGTAGCTCCAGGCGCGGTTCAGGTCGGTGGCCTGCCAGTCCATCCATTGGTCGACGCGGGCGCGCAGCCTGGGTTCTGCGGGGTACAGGCGCTGGCCGCCGTATTGCGAGGCCAGGTAGCGGATGATGCTGTTGGACTCCCACAGCACGAAGTCGCCGTCCTGGATGACGGGCACCATCGCGTTCGGATTCAGCGCCAGGAAGGCGGGATCGCTGGTGGGCTGGAACCCGGAGCCCCAGTCTTCGCGCTCGAAAGGCAGGTCCAGTTCGGCGCAGGTCCAGAGCACCTTGCGCACGTTGATGGATGAGGCTTTACCCAGGATTTTCAGCATCTTGCCGCTGCGGTGTTGACTGACCGGGGCAGTCTAGCGGGCGGTGGCGGGCGCGCACAGATACAGATTGCCGGTTTCGCGTGCGCAACAGTGTTCAGTAGGCGCCGGCCTCGGGTTGGGTGCGCAGGCGCAGCACGGGCGAGGTGTACAGCACCACGAATTGCACGGCGAAACCGGCGGTCGATACCCACAGGCAGGCTTCGACGCCGACGCGGGCGGCAAGCGCGGCGCCGATCAGCGCGCCGACCGGGCGGGCGCCGAAGGTGGCGGTCAGGATCACGGCGGACACGCGGCCCAGCAGGGCGTTGGGCGTGATCGCCTGGCGCAGCGTGGTGGTCGTGATGGTCCAGAGTATGGGGCCGGCGCCGAACAGGAAGAAGCCCGCCGCCGCCCAGGCGCCGGACGGATACGCCAGGGTGGAGAGCAGGATGGCGCTTGCGATCAGCGCAGCCAGGGGGCCGACGGCGATCATGGCGCCGAAGCTCAGCCGCTGCGCCAGCCAGGGCGCAAGCAAGGCGCCGGCCACCATGCCGCCGCCGTACACACCCAGCGTCAGGCCGACGGCCGCGGCCGACAGGCCCAGGCGTTCGATGGCGTAGGCCACGTAGATGGCCTGCAGCACGAACCAGGCGGTGTTGAAGAACACGGCGGTCACCAGCACGGGGCGCAGCAGCGGATGCGTGAGGACGAAGGCCGCGCCCTCACGCAGTTCCTCCAGCACGCGCCGGCGCGGCGCGGGGCCGGGCGTGTCGTGGGGCAGGCCGGCCAGCAGCAGGGCCGCCAGCAGCGACAGCACGGTGGCCAGCACATAGGCCGACGGCGCGCCCATCCAGCCGACCAACGCGCCGCCGGCGGCCGGCCCTGCGGAAAAGGCGGTGCTGCGTGCCAGTTCCAGCCAGCGGTTGGCGCTGGCCAGCCCGGCGGGCGCGACCAGCCGCGGCA includes these proteins:
- a CDS encoding 3-hydroxyacyl-CoA dehydrogenase NAD-binding domain-containing protein, encoding MTDSASTGAASARRYDDILVVTIDHPPVNALSAAVRGDLAAAVRDAQADPQVRAILLMGAGKNFIAGADIREFGKPPQPPILPEVCNQIEASAKLVVAALHGAALGGGLEVALAAHYRVALAGAKLGLPEVNLGLLPGAGGTQRAPRLMGAQAALDLMLTGKHLSAGAALEAGLVDALSSESDPLDAGLAYTRQLLAVGAGPRRTRDAGALADRAAALAQVDAAAERVARTTRGLYSPGKIVEAVRAAIEQPFDDGLRTERALFLQCLESPQRAGLVHAFFAERDTAKMPGQQPARPRRLERIGIVGGGTMGAGIAVAALDAGFPVTMVEQDETALERGRGRVVQVYELLVKKGRISADERDARMARYTGSTQYEALADADLIIEAVFEDMAVKQAVFAQLDRVAKPGAVLATNTSYLDVNLIAAATRGPADVLGLHFFSPANIMKLLEVVVGEHTAPDTVATGFELARRLRKIPVRAGVCDGFIGNRILAVHRQAADMMMEDGASPYEIDAAVRAFGCPMGPYQMADLAGGDIGWATRKRRAPTRDPALRYVQIPDRLCERGWFGQKTGRGFYLYPDGARQGEQDPEVLAIIDAERTRAGVTPRAYTQEDILRRYLAAMINEAANVLHQGIAQRPSDIDVVFLSGYGFPRHHGGPMHYADRVGLERVLADIRSYAQEDPAFWKPSPLLVQLAESGRNFASLNQAA
- a CDS encoding LysR family transcriptional regulator → MDTKSLTLLVEILDAGNLSEAARRLKMTRANVSYHLNQLERSVGMQLVRRTTRHVEPTEIGLKLYHHGRSIQDELAAARESVETLGKTPQGKVRLSVPSGYGQFVMTPWLLEFKRTYPDIVLDVLFENSVDDLLRDEVDIAVRIMSEPPQNLVARELGQVRYVACASQEYAATRGLPQHPEELSRTPVISAAVIGRPLRLSAYYGGRPRQHVVLEPTVISRNYAFLRDATRAGLGLGVVPDYVVHDDIARGDLVAALPQWRLSIFGRGMYMLYMPNRHHPRAISMIIEFILERAQAAHEGRPGLLEAAG
- a CDS encoding GntP family permease gives rise to the protein MSSSDVQLLLTALASVLVLVALIVSRIRMHPLLALLIVSIGVGFATGMEPVAIVKNLSNGAGKTLGAVGVVIALGAMLGKILADSGTTERLANAILSHTSARMIPWAMTLVAFVIGIPMFFEVGLVVMLPLIFSVARKLESQERFKGSAYVYVGVPVISALAAMHGMVPPHPGPLTAIATLKTTVGPTMIYGFIAALPAMVFGGPLYGAFISPRMTTRPDEALLEQFTTTRQEAAGRNAPSVGLGVLAALLPALLMLVHAGAEMLLPKDSRAMHVAAFLGDPMVAMLLGVLFAAFTLVLMRGGDAEKLRDAMGKSLKPIAGIMLIIAGGGAFQQVLTSAHVGDAIVQLTHQFSLPPLVLGWLIAMLLSVSTGSATVGIVGAAGLLAPLAGADPSLNLPLLALAIGCGSLFFNYANHAGFWMVKESFGMTMGEATKTISVVQSIVSVVGLVMVLLFNMLPPLG
- a CDS encoding DUF445 domain-containing protein codes for the protein MTDMPRSAATHSALASEARRAQLRRMKIAALALLVAMVCGFITSHVMGGQGAWAWVRAFCEAATVGALADWFAVVALFRRPMGLPIPHTAIIPSNKDRIGDNLAVFVRDHFLDPDTLMEKLRVFDPAARLSRWLARPRQARALSEGARNVALQTLDLLDDRAVRGVIQEFVVKNLRRWDASDTAGEVLGLLTRDGRHQELLDAALERLGGYLGDEDVKARASSLLVKFAKKEWPRIIAAVDVVKSVDGIADNLADRLARALVEELRDVLSEPGHPVRRDYEAWVQDYIQRLKDDPALSAQVEALKQRAIDHPKVQEYVQGLWDDIHAALRRDLSSEDSALARHLESALLALGRKLGEDPGLREAINNHVLGGARRLTGRLRSGVTEHISRTVKNWDERHLVDELELSVGRDLQYIRFNGTLVGGLIGVVLHAVVLLVRG
- the sodC gene encoding superoxide dismutase family protein, coding for MKKISMLVTALVLAGASGAALAEDVSMSFLSVDGVGKSAGTITLKDTKGGLQLTPHLKGLPPGEHGFHVHEKGSCEPGMLNNQMAPGGAAGGHFDPKGTKAHKGPMATDGHQGDLPFIVVAADGTATKAVVAPHLKLADVKGRAVMVHVGGDNYSDTPAPLGGGGGRLVCGVVK
- a CDS encoding glutathione S-transferase family protein; its protein translation is MLKILGKASSINVRKVLWTCAELDLPFEREDWGSGFQPTSDPAFLALNPNAMVPVIQDGDFVLWESNSIIRYLASQYGGQRLYPAEPRLRARVDQWMDWQATDLNRAWSYAFMALARDSAAHRDRAAIEASCREWARFMAILDQRLEQAGGYVAGPAFSLADIPVGLSVNRWFGTPFDKPPLPAVAAYYDRLAERAGYRLHGRNDTA
- a CDS encoding MFS transporter, encoding MPALSSAFRRLAASNLAAQFSEQMALAAAPLVAVLALGASAAETGYLQTAQTLPFLLLSLPAGVLADRMSRRALMTAAECVRAASLLGLLALLATGGLNLGWLATLGFLGAVGTVAYNVAAPALVPRLVAPAGLASANRWLELARSTAFSAGPAAGGALVGWMGAPSAYVLATVLSLLAALLLAGLPHDTPGPAPRRRVLEELREGAAFVLTHPLLRPVLVTAVFFNTAWFVLQAIYVAYAIERLGLSAAAVGLTLGVYGGGMVAGALLAPWLAQRLSFGAMIAVGPLAALIASAILLSTLAYPSGAWAAAGFFLFGAGPILWTITTTTLRQAITPNALLGRVSAVILTATFGARPVGALIGAALAARVGVEACLWVSTAGFAVQFVVLYTSPVLRLRTQPEAGAY